Proteins found in one Scomber scombrus chromosome 15, fScoSco1.1, whole genome shotgun sequence genomic segment:
- the LOC133994971 gene encoding rapamycin-insensitive companion of mTOR-like: protein MAGSSIRGRRSSRMRGRTDSGEEHVPLDLSRDPAENLREILQNVAKQQGVSNMCKLGHLNNFVKLLCSVGHSEEKLGFTYDEISICLRLALLNEAKEVRAAGLRALRYLIRDSTILEKVLRHQVDYLIARCIDIQQSNEVERTQALRLARKMITVNALLFPSSVTNSLIAVGNDGLHEQDRMVRACIAIICELSLKNPVVVAQRGGLSTILKSVTDCQLSRINEALITTILHLLNHPHTRQYIRSDVELEQILAPYTDFHYRHSPNIAEGQLREDREARFMASKMSIVASFRSWSGIINLCKSGNSGIQSLIGLLCIPNMEVRKALLEVLYDIFLLTIPVATADFNEALISVDPSKFQESWRLSDGFVASEAKTLLPHRSCSRPDLMDNYQALVLSAFIKSGLLEGLVEVITSSDDAISIRATILVGELLHMANTILPHSHSHHLHCLPSLMNMAASFDIAPGQRLRASAAVNHLKCFHEKKKRGPKPHSLFLDHILSTSGESHYSREQHFKPQRDIFLVKENEDTLMTNIRDCHILNHEGHLDWNWCLIGTILKSQNVGLRSNKDELTHKFVKKLLFFYKPSSKLYGSLELEHPKARQLTVVGSQFIEFLLASEEDGQAYLEDLVKDIVQCLFSSAPPKPNCSVQGRGLLTTLSQHYFIFLGILSAHPHSVKILEKCSVFQCLLNLCTLKNQELLLKLTVSTLDYSRDGLARVILSKILTAATDSCRLYATKHLRVLLRANVEFFSNWGIELLVTQLHDRNKTISKEALDILDEACEDQANLHALIEMKPALTHLGDKGVLLLLRFLSIPKGFSYLSDRGYVTKQMEKWQTEYNLKYVDMIEEQLNEALTTYRKPVNGDNYVRRSNQRLQRPNVYLPVHLYSQLVHDKTGCQLLEAQNVVPDLSSSVRSPALDKWEGIKQLKAALWALGNIGSSNWGLNLLLEAAVIPDIVALAHHCEVLSIRGACLYVLGLISKTKQGCDTLKQQGWDAVKHNRNMWWPVVPEEVEPQTKPCNLLPSAPSTLSLTESINSRHNSESDSVQPGEYMLDDDRLEDFSEEPLNINPKLMKDRSPFNKLASSRFRNRLLHSLSLPGKNSRTTPHPKGSSQGQAGKQRLTAAEPSSFSFETADTFPVYNNGHMSKSPSGVRETSSVWSRATENSGSTPSIEEGDLDESAVQTVKNQQEQSSYGHLAEDGPPGGGRAQFKSRSHSFNTDTTTSGISSMNSSPSRETLPSSMDTDCVSLNTVISTQTVQNMHSVTGRPCSTPLSIPKSCSTSLIRPGVSHTLPRRAKSLKSPSATTLSSLADSSLMYSSSRDAMGYTTLKRLQHQRIQPSLSHSEAILFTDAITMNTGSLDSRRTSRRVLRALSFASLDKEDLLSPINQSTLQRSSSVRSIVSSATFGSSDDYIGLALPVNINNMFQIQEIPYFQKRMSPPSEDRSAKFFSGDSDEETGLREHNVDNCLYCSGLSVPGFSSQNSNSDLTEGNSLSEWCTLPPANHPEVMVQVKLSGESGCSDCGSVGSGRSTELVLGVKSIPEDAPAGKVLLRKEVLRLVINLSSSVGTKNHETNLLTIKEKFPYAFDDICLYSEVSYLLAHCMFRLPSRRFIQELFQDVLFIPLYEEAESIMSMSQQRASASPSHLCQLKTDSPLTQPCVNSNPALMSPPHSLQS, encoded by the exons ATGATCACTGTGAATGCACTGCTTTTCCCTTCCTCTGTCACCAACTCCCTCATCGCCGTGGGCAACGACGGACTGCATGAACAAGATCGTATGGTGCGGGCCTGCATTGCCATAATCTGTGAGCTCT CCTTGAAGAACCCTGTTGTGGTGGCACAGCGGGGCGGTCTCAGCACCATTCTGAAGAGCGTGACCGACTGTCAGCTGAGTCGCATCAATGAAGCTCTCATCACCACCATCCTGCACCTCCTCAACCACCCTCACACAAGGCAGTACATTCGCTCGGACGTTGAGCTCGAG caaATCCTGGCCCCGTACACCGATTTCCACTACAGACACTCTCCTAACATAGCAGAGGGGCAGCTCAG ggaggacagagaggctCGATTCATGGCCAGTAAAATGTCTATAGTTGCTTCTTTTCGCTCCTGGTCAG GCATCATTAACCTCTGCAAGTCAGGCAACTCTGGAATCCAGTCTCTTATTGGCTTACTCTGTATACCAAATATGGAAGTGCGG AAAGCTTTGTTAGAGGTGTTGTATGACATCTTCCTGCTAACCATACCTGTAGCAACTGCAGACTTCAATGAAGCACTTATTAGTGTAG ATCCCAGTAAATTTCAAGAGAGCTGGAGGTTGTCTGATGGATTTGTGGCCTCTGAGGCTAAAACGCTTCTCCCACATCGCTCGTGCTCGAG ACCGGATCTGATGGACAACTACCAAGCTCTGGTGCTTTCTGCCTTCATCAAGAGTGGATTACTAGAG GGTCTTGTTGAGGTGATAACAAGCAGTGATGACGCCATATCCATACGTGCCACCATCTTGGTGGGAGAACTCCTCCATATG GCCAACACCATCCTCCCTCACAGTCACAGCCACCACCTGCACTGTTTACCCAGCCTCATGAACATGGCGGCCTCCTTTGACATCGCTCCGGGGCAGAGACT acggGCGAGTGCTGCAGTCAACCACCTGAAGTGCTTTCACGAGAAGAAGAAGCGAGGACCCAAACCTCACAGTCTCTTCTTGGACCACATCCTCAGCACATCAGGAGAATCGCATTACTCCCGAGAACAGCACTTTAAACCCCAGAGAGACATTTTCCTTGTCAAG GAGAATGAAGACACTCTAATGACAAACATAAGAGATTGCCACATCCTCAACCATGAGGGCCACCTGGACTGGAACTGGTGCCTTATTGGAACCATTTTAAAG tCCCAAAATGTTGGTCTGCGTAGCAATAAGGATGAACTAACACATAA GTTTGTGAAGAAGCTGCTTTTCTTCTACAAGCCCAGCAGTAAGCTGTATGGCAGTCTGGAGCTGGAGCATCCCAAGGCCAGACAGCTCACTGTGGTTGGCTCTCAGTTCATAGAGTTCCTCCTGGCATCTGAGGAG GATGGTCAGGCGTACCTGGAGGACCTGGTGAAGGACATCGTCCAGTGTCTGTTCTCCTCTGCTCCACCCAAACCTAACTGCAGTGTGCAGGGCAGGGGTCTGCTAACCACACTCAGCCAGCACTACTTCATCTTCCTGGGCATCCTGTCAGCTCACCCACACAGTGTCAAGATACTAGAGAAGTGCAGTGTCTTTCAGTG CTTGTTGAACCTGTGTACTCTGAAGAatcaggagctgctgctgaagctgaCAGTCTCCACGCTGGACTACAGTCGAGACGGTTTGGCTCGAGTCATCCTGTCAAAAATCCTCACCGCTGCCACTGAT TCCTGCAGGTTGTATGCCACTAAGCACCTGCGGGTTCTTCTGCGCGCCAACGTGGAGTTCTTCAGTAACTGGGGCATTGAGCTACTGGTCACTCAGCTTCATGACCGCAATAAGACCATTTCCAAAGAGGCACTGGACATCCTGGATGAAGCCTGTGAAGACCAG GCCAACCTTCATGCACTGATAGAGATGAAACCCGCTCTCACGCACCTGGGGGACAAAGGTGTGCTACTGCTgctcag GTTTTTATCCATCCCAAAAGGCTTCTCCTACCTCAGTGACAGAGGATATGTCACTAAACAGATGGAGAAATGGCAGACG GAGTATAACCTGAAGTACGTGGACATGATAGAGGAGCAGCTCAATGAAGCTCTCACCACGTACCGCAAACCTGTGAATGGAGACAACTACGTACGCCGCAGCAACCAAAG GTTACAGAGGCCAAATGTTTATCTTCCTGTGCACCTCTACAGCCAACTGGTTCATGATAAGACTGGCTGCCAGCTGCTTGAAGCTCAG AATGTGGTTCCTGATCTGAGCTCTAGTGTACGATCTCCAGCCCTGGACAAATGGGAGGGCATCAAACAGCTGAAGGCAGCGCTTTGGGCTTTG GGAAACATAGGCTCATCAAACTGGGGTCTGAACCTGCTGTTGGAGGCGGCCGTGATCCCTGACATAGTGGCTCTGGCCCATCACTGTGAGGTTCTGTCTATCAGAGG GGCCTGTCTGTATGTGCTGGGTCTCATCAGTAAGACCAAGCAGGGCTGTGACACATTGAAGCAGCAGGGATGGGACGCTGTGAAGCATAACCGTAACATGTGGTGGCCTGTGGTACCTGAGGAGGTTGAGCCACAGACCAAACCCTGCAACCTGCTACCCTCTGCCCCCAGCACCCTCAGCCTCACCGAGTCCATCAACTCCAGGCACAACAGCGAGAGTGACTCAGTGCAACCCG GTGAGTATATGCTAGATGATGACAGGCTAGAAGACTTCTCAGAGGAGCCTTTGAACATCAACCCTAAACTGATGAAAGATCGAAGCCCCTTCAACAAGCTGGCCTCCAGCCGCTTCCGTAACCGCCTTCTCCACTCACTGTCTCTACCTGGAAAGAATTCCCGCACCACCCCTCACCCTAAAGGCAGCAGCCAAGGCCAGGCAGGGAAACAGAGGCTCACTGCTGCAGAACCTTCCAGCTTCTCATTTGAAACTGCAGATACTTTCCCAGTTTACAACAATGGCCACATGTCTAAAAGCCCCTCAGGTGTTAGGGAGACCTCCTCTGTGTGGAGTAGAGCCACAGAGAATAGCGGGAGCACCCCCAGCATTGAGGAGGGGGATCTGGATGAGTCAGCGGTCCAGACAGTCAAGAATCAGCAGGAGCAGAGCAGCTACGGGCATTTGGCTGAAGACGGGCCTCCAGGAGGCGGTAGAGCCCAGTTTAAAAGCCGCAGCCACAGCTTTAACACAGACACCACCACCAGCGGCATCAGCTCCATGAACTCCAGCCCCTCCAGGGAGACCCTACCCTCCAGCATGGACACTGATTGTGTCAGCCTCAACACTGTGATAAGCACCCAAACCGTCCAGAACATGCACTCAGTGACAGGCCGACCCTGCTCCACACCGCTCTCAATTCCCAAGTCCTGCTCCACCTCTCTCATACGTCCTGGTGTGTCTCACACTTTGCCCCGCCGAGCCAAGTCTCTCAAGTCTCCATCAGCAACCACCCTGAGCAGCTTAGCTGACAGCAGCCTCATGTACTCCAGCTCCAGAGATGCAATGGGGTACACCACGCTGAA GAGGCTGCAACACCAACGCATCCAACCGTCTCTGTCCCACAGTGAGGCCATACTCTTCACTGATGCCATCACCATGAATACAGGCAGTCTGGACTCCAGACGCACGTCACGAAG agtcCTGAGAGCTCTGAGTTTTGCATCTCTGGATAAAGAAGACCTGCTGAGCCCCATCAACCAAAGCACACTGCAGCGCTCCTCTTCTGTGCGCTCCATAGTGTCCTCTGCCACCTTCGGCTCCTCTGATGACTACATAGGCCTCGCCTTGCCTGTTAATATCAACAACATGTTCCAG ATTCAAGAAATACCGTATTTCCAAAAAAGGATGAGCCCGCCTTCTGAGGACCGCTCTGCTAAATTCTTCTCTGGAGACTCTGATG AGGAGACAGGTCTGCGAGAGCACAACGTCGACAACTGCCTGTACTGCTCTGGACTGTCTGTTCCTGGCTTCAGTTCTCAGAACAGCAACTCGG ATCTCACAGAGGGGAATTCATTGTCAGAGTGGTGCACTCTGCCTCCAGCAAACCATCCAGAGGTCATGGTCCAGGTCAAGTTGTCGGGGGAGTCTGGATGCAGTGACTGTGGATCTGTGGGTAGTGGTCGCAGCACAGAACTTGTTTTGG GTGTGAAGTCCATCCCAGAGGATGCTCCTGCTGGCAAGGTCCTGCTGAGGAAGGAGGTGCTTCGTCTGGTGATCAATCTCAGCTCCTCTGTTGGAACCAAAAACCATGAAACCAACCTGTTAAC GATCAAGGAGAAGTTCCCCTACGCGTTTGATGACATCTGTCTGTATTCAGAGGTGTCCTATCTGCTGGCTCACTGCATGTTCCGCCTGCCCTCACGTCGTTTCATTCAGGAGCTCTTCCAAGATGTGCTCTTTATACCA CTGTATGAAGAGGCAGAGAGCATTATGTCCATGTCTCAGCAGAGAGCCTCAGCTTCACCCTCTCATCTCTGCCAGCTGAAGACTGACTCACCCTTGACTCAGCCCTGTGTGAATTCTAATCCAGCACTGATGTCTCCGCCTCACTCACTACAAtcctga